Within Conexibacter woesei DSM 14684, the genomic segment TCACGTTCGCGTTCAACATCCCGCTCAACGACGCGCTCGACGCCGCCGGCGATCCGTCGAGAATCGCCGACGTGGCGAAGGTGCGCGACGACTTCGAGACGCCGTGGGTGATCTGGAACGTCGTCCGCACGGTCACGGTGGTCGCCTCGTTCGCCTGCCTCACGCGCGCGCTCTTCCTGCGCCCGCGCCGGCCCGCACGGTAGGACCGGCGTGGCGGCGGTCCGGCGAGGCTAGGTTTGCGGGCGCAGCCGCGGCGCGCAGGCACGCGGGAGACCCCGGGCGACGGAGGAATCGATGGCTGACGGAATCGGCGCAGCGTCCTCGCAGGTGGCGGCGGCGAACGACGCGCTGCGGCGCGAGCTGCCGTTCGGGGACCGCGAGGACTTCGAGGACGCGCGGCGCGGCTTCGTCGCGACGAGCGATCCGCTGCGGATCGAGGCGGCCGACGGCCGCACGATCTGGGACATGGAGCGGTACGCCTTCACGCACGGCGACGCGCCGCCGACGGCGAACCCGAGCCTCTGGCGTCAGGCGCAGCTGCTGAGCATCCATGGCCTGTTCGAGGTCGCGCCCGGCTTCTACCAGGTACGCGGCTTCGATCTCTCCAACATGCACCTGATAGAGGGCGAGACGGGCGTGATCGTCTCCGACCCGCTGATCTCGACCGAGGCGGCGGCCGCCGCGCTCGCGCTCTACCGAGCGCATCGCGGCGACCGTCCGGTCACCGGCCTGATCTACAGCCACAGCCACATCGACCACTTCGGCGGCTCGCGCGGCATCCTCTCCGACGAGCAGGTCGCCGCCGGACGCGTGCCGGTGATCGCGCCGTCGGGCTTCCTCGAGCACGCCGTCAGCGAGAACGTCTACGCCGGCACCGCGATGGGCCGCCGCGCCGGATACATGTTCGGCGCGCTGCTCGAACCGGGCCCCGCCGGCCAGCTGACCGCCGGGCTCGGCCCGACCACCTCGACCGGCACCGTGACGCTGATCCCGCCGACGCAGCACGTCGTCGAGACCGGGCAGGAGGAGGTCGTCGACGGCGTCCGCTTCGTCTTCCAGCTCACGCCCGGCACCGAAGCCCCGTCGGAGATGAACTTCTACTTCCCCGACCACAAGGTCCTGTTCGTCGCGGAGAACGCGAGCCACACGCTCCACAACACCCTCACGCTGCGCGGCGCGCTGGTGCGCGACCCGCGCATCTGGGCGCACTACCTGAACGAGACGATCGAGCGGTTCGGGCGCGACGCGGACGTGCTGTTCGCCTGCCACCACTGGCCGCGCTGGGGGACCGAGCGGATCGTCGACTACCTCTCCAAGCAACGCGACCTGTACGGCTACCTGCACGACCAGACGCTGCGCCTGCTCAACCAGGGCTGGACGGGGATCGAGATCGCCGAGCGGTTCGAGCTGCCGCCGAGCCTCGACCAGGCGTGGCACTGTCGCGGCTACTACGGGTCCGTCAGTCATAACGTCAAGGCGGTCTACCAGCGCTACATGGGCTGGTTCGACGGCAACCCTGCGCACCTGTGGGAGCACACGACGACGGAGGCGTCCACGCGCTACGTCGACTTCATGGGCGGCGCCGAGGCGGTGCTCGCGAAGGCGCGCGAGTCGTTCGACGCCGGCGACTTCCGCTGGGTCGCCCAGGTCGTCAACCACGTCGTCTTCGCCGAGCCGGACAACCGCGCGGCGAAGGAGCTGCAGGCCGCGGCGCTGGAGCAGCTCGGCTACGGCGCCGAGAACGGCACCTGGCGCAACTTCTTCCTGACCGGCGCCAAGGAGCTGCGCGAGGGGACGCTCGGCACGCCGACGACGACCGTCGCCGCCGACATCATCGTCCACCTCTCGCTCGATCAGCTGCTCGACTCGCTCGCGATCCGCCTCGACGGGCCGCGGGCGTGGAACGAACGGATCGTGATCAACTGGACGGTCGGCGAGCAGACGTGCGTGACGCGGCTGGAGAACGGCGTCCTGAGCCATCTGCTCGACCGGCACGCCGACGCGCCCGACGCGACGATCGAGATCCCGCGCGCGGGGCTGGACAAGATCCTGCTCGGCGTCGCGAGCCCGGCGGACCTCGTCGCCGCCGGCGAGCTGCGAATCGGCGGAGATGCGTCGGCGCTCGTGACGCTGCTCGGTCTCTTCGACGCGCCCGACCCGGACTTCGCGATCGTCACGCCCTGACCGGCCGCGTTTGCAAACGCCGCCGTGTACCGAGTCGTCGCGCGGTACGCTATGCCTGATCGCGGCGGCGCGACGCGGCGACTACCGTACGGGGAGGACCACGGCTATGACGGGGCGAGGCACAAGTGGATGGCGACGGGCCGCGTGCGCTGCGAGCGTTGCTGCCGCGGCGCTCGCGACGACAGTGGGACCCGGCGCAGGCGGCGCGACGGCGCAGCCGACCGCGAACGCGGCACGGACGCTCAACATCACCGAGGCGGTGAACCTGCGGCTGGTCAGAAAATCGGGCTCGACGCTGTACCAGCGCGGCACGGCGACGGGGACCCTGCCGGGCACCGTCACCGCCCGCTTCGAGGTCAGCGTGACACGGGTGACGGGCTCGGTGACGTTCTATCCGAGCAGCGGCGGCTCGCTGACGGTCAACGTCTCCGGGCGCCCGACCTCCGCCGGCACAGTCGCCGAGTTCTCCGGCACGATGGCGGTTCGCAGCGGCACCGGGCGCTACGCCCGCGCGGTCGGGAGCGGCACCTTCACCGGCAGCGTCAACCGCCGCTCGTGGGCGACGACCGTCAACGCGCGTGCGCGTCTGACCTACTGAGGCGGCCTCCCATCGGATCCTTCCAGCGCGCGCGTCGCGCCACGACTGCGCTGATCGCGACGCTCGTCGTCGTCAGCGCGGCACAGGCGGACGCCCGCGGCGCGCAGCCGCTGCGGCTGACTGCCGCGTTCGACCGCGACGCCGTGCTCGGCAGCACCACCCCGCTGCACCTCGGCCTGCGCGTCGACCTGAGATCGCGGCCGTCGCCGGTCGCCCGGATCGCGATGCGCTATCCGCGGAGCCTCGGCGTGACGACGAGCGGCCTCGGGCTCGCGGCGTGCCACCGCACGCTGGCCGAGTTCACCGAGGTCGTGATCGACGGCCTCGGTCTCGCCGGCTGCCCGCGCAACTCGGTGATGGCGCGCGGCCGGGCGCTCGGCGAGGTCCGTCTGGGCGGGGAGCCCGTCTTCCGCGAGGAGGGAACCGTCACCGTGCTGGCGGGCCCGATTCACGAGGGACGTATGGGGCTCGTAGGGATGGTCGACGGTCTGCACCCGGTCGGTGCGAAGCTCGTCTACGAGGGCCAGGTGCTTCCGGCCGCGTGGCCGTACGGCGGGGCGCTCACGATCGGCGTGCGCCAGCTGCCTGCTCGCTACGAGGCCGAGATCGCGCTCGACGCGATCACGTTCTCCGTCGGCTCGGACGACATCCTCTACCACGAGCGCGTCGGCGGCCGTACCGTCGCCTACCGCCCCGGCGGGCTGCTGCTGCCGGACCGCTGCCCGCGCGGCGGGTTCCCGTTCGACGCCGCCGTCACGTTTCTCGACGGCGGGCATGAGCGGGCGGCGGTGCGGGTGCCGTGCCCGCGCAGACGAGGTCGGTCTCCCGCCGCTGCCGATGGCTGATCCGCTGCGCGGAGAGCTCGTGACGTTGCGCGTCGCCGGCGAGCGGGACGTCGCCGCGCTGTTGGCGATCGTCAGCGAGCCGGTCGTCGCGCAGCGTTGGGGCGAGCACGACGAGGAGCGTGTGCGAGAGGACCTGATCGGCGACGACGCCTGCTTCGCGATCGTCGCCGACGGCGAGGTCGTGGGCTGGATCGGCGCCGACGAGGAGGACGACCCCGACTACAGACACGTCGGCATCGACCTGTTCCTGACGGCGCGCCTGCACTCGCGCGGCCTCGGCCGCGACGCGATCCGGGCGCTCGTTCGCCACTACGCCGATCGCGGCCACCACCGCTTCACGATCGACCCGGCCGCCGACAACGAGCCGGCGATCCGCGCCTACACGGCGGTCGGCTTCAAGCCGGTCGGGCGGATGCGCGCCTACGAGCGCGCTCCCGACGGCAGCTGGCACGACGGCCTGCTGATGGACCTGCTGATCGACGAGCTGGTCGAGTAGGCCGGCGTCGGCGCGGGCTCGCCCGCGGCCCGGAGGTGCCGCGCGCTAGCTGTAGTTCCTGAGGAGGTTGTTCATCCGGGCCTCCTTGGAGGCTGACAGGTGCTCAAGCCAGTCAGTCCCAAGGAGGACACCGGATGAAGTTGCACGCTAACGCGCCTCTCGGCCCGAAGGGCCGTGAGCGGATGGTGCTTCGGGTGGTCGAGCAGGGGTGGTCGATCGCGGAGGCCGCGCAAGCGGCCGGAGTGAGCGACCGCACCTGCTCGAAGTGGATCGGCCGCTACCGGGCCGAGGGCTCGATGGGGTTGGTCGACCGGGCCTCGACCCCGAAGCGCAGCCCGACGCGCACGCCCGAGGACCGGGTCCAGTTGATCGCTGCGTTGCGCCGGTTGCGGATGACCGCTGCCGAGATCGCCCTCTGCCTGGGAATGGCGCTTTCGACCGTCTCAGCGGTCCTGCGGCGGATCAATCTCGGCAAGCGCTCTCGGCTGGACCCGCCCGAGCCACCCAACCGCTACGAGCGAGCCCGACCGGGCGAGCTGTTGCACATCGACGTCAAGAAGCTCGGCCGCATCCATGGCGGCGCCGGGCACCGCGTCACCGGCCGCAAGAGCGGGATGCATCGCGCGCGAGGGGCGGGCTGGGACTACGTTCACGTCTGCGTCGACGACGCGACTCGCCTGGCCTACGTCGAGGTCTTGCCCGACGAAAGAGGAACGACGGTCGCTGGGTTCTTGCGCCGCGCGATCCGCCACTATCGCCGCCACGGAATCACCGTCGAGCGCGTGATGACCGACAACGGCTCGGGCTACCGATCAACGCTGCACGCGATCGCTTGCCGTCTTCAAGGCGTCCGACACCTCCGCACCCGGCCCTACCGGCCCCGCACCAACGGAAAAGCTGAGCGGTTCATCCGCACGATGATCGAGGGCTGGGCCTACGGCGCGATCTACGCCTCAAGCGCAGAACGCACCGCAGCCCTTGACGGCTGGCTCTTCACCTACAACCATCGCCGCCCACACGGCTCCCTCAGCCACAAGCCCCCGGCAGCCCGCCTCCGCGAGCTGAACAACCTCCCTAGCTCTTACAGCTAGCGGCGCTTCTTGCGCTTGCGTCGCGACGTCGCGGAGCTGGGCCCGTCGGAGTCCGGCTCGTCGCCGTCCTCGTCGTCGGAGACCGCGTCGATCGTCGCCGGCTCCTGCTCGGACGACGGCGTGCCACCGCGGCGTGCCTCGGCGGCACGCACGCGCTGCTCGCGCACCTCCGCGGCGCTCGGCCACGGGACTGCCTCGCCGAGTCTCCAGGCCGGCGGCTCTCTCGCCTTGTTGAAGCCCCAGATGAGCGCGGCGAGCGCGCCGAGCCAGAAGATCTGGACGATCGGCAGCGGCACGAGCGGCAGCACGAAGAGCGCGGCGGCGATCACGCCGAGGTAGCCCATGAAGCGCGTCAGCAGGCCGACGCGCATCGCGCCGAGCGAGATCATGATGAGGCCGAACGCGAGCGCCAGCTGCGGGATGATCCCGAGGTAGCGCGGGATGCTGTAGTCCGAGGACGTCAGCAGCTTGCGCGCCTCCTCGTACGTCTGCGTGCTGTCGTTCGCGAAGTGCGACAGCTTCGTCGCGAGCACGACCTGGATCACGATCCCGACGACCGCGAGGCCGATGCCGCCGATCCACGGCAGCGGGCGGACCCACGACTGGATCGCGCCCTCGCTGCGGTTGCGCGAGGCGCGGAACATGAAGTCGAGCACGTACGCGATGCCGATCGAGCCGAGCAGCGAGCAGACCGCGCTGATCGCCAGCCCCGCCTGGTTGCTGTTGCGGTAGAGCAGCGAGGCGGGCAGGTTGTCGGGCTCGTCCTGCAGCACGAGCACGCCGACTATCGCGGCGGCGAGGGTCAGGAGCGCAGCGAGAGCGGCAACGATGGCCACGCGCGGGCGCTCTCGCGTCTCCGCTTCGAGGAAGTCGTTCGTGGCCATGTGCCGCACATGCTAACCGTGCGGTTGCTCCG encodes:
- a CDS encoding alkyl/aryl-sulfatase, with translation MADGIGAASSQVAAANDALRRELPFGDREDFEDARRGFVATSDPLRIEAADGRTIWDMERYAFTHGDAPPTANPSLWRQAQLLSIHGLFEVAPGFYQVRGFDLSNMHLIEGETGVIVSDPLISTEAAAAALALYRAHRGDRPVTGLIYSHSHIDHFGGSRGILSDEQVAAGRVPVIAPSGFLEHAVSENVYAGTAMGRRAGYMFGALLEPGPAGQLTAGLGPTTSTGTVTLIPPTQHVVETGQEEVVDGVRFVFQLTPGTEAPSEMNFYFPDHKVLFVAENASHTLHNTLTLRGALVRDPRIWAHYLNETIERFGRDADVLFACHHWPRWGTERIVDYLSKQRDLYGYLHDQTLRLLNQGWTGIEIAERFELPPSLDQAWHCRGYYGSVSHNVKAVYQRYMGWFDGNPAHLWEHTTTEASTRYVDFMGGAEAVLAKARESFDAGDFRWVAQVVNHVVFAEPDNRAAKELQAAALEQLGYGAENGTWRNFFLTGAKELREGTLGTPTTTVAADIIVHLSLDQLLDSLAIRLDGPRAWNERIVINWTVGEQTCVTRLENGVLSHLLDRHADAPDATIEIPRAGLDKILLGVASPADLVAAGELRIGGDASALVTLLGLFDAPDPDFAIVTP
- a CDS encoding GNAT family N-acetyltransferase, which encodes MADPLRGELVTLRVAGERDVAALLAIVSEPVVAQRWGEHDEERVREDLIGDDACFAIVADGEVVGWIGADEEDDPDYRHVGIDLFLTARLHSRGLGRDAIRALVRHYADRGHHRFTIDPAADNEPAIRAYTAVGFKPVGRMRAYERAPDGSWHDGLLMDLLIDELVE
- a CDS encoding IS481 family transposase, giving the protein MKLHANAPLGPKGRERMVLRVVEQGWSIAEAAQAAGVSDRTCSKWIGRYRAEGSMGLVDRASTPKRSPTRTPEDRVQLIAALRRLRMTAAEIALCLGMALSTVSAVLRRINLGKRSRLDPPEPPNRYERARPGELLHIDVKKLGRIHGGAGHRVTGRKSGMHRARGAGWDYVHVCVDDATRLAYVEVLPDERGTTVAGFLRRAIRHYRRHGITVERVMTDNGSGYRSTLHAIACRLQGVRHLRTRPYRPRTNGKAERFIRTMIEGWAYGAIYASSAERTAALDGWLFTYNHRRPHGSLSHKPPAARLRELNNLPSSYS